One genomic region from Sphingobacterium sp. UGAL515B_05 encodes:
- a CDS encoding polysaccharide lyase 8 family protein, whose amino-acid sequence MKGLILFLLSFALVTAKAQNSDTFVRIKKHVYDDELSGPLPDADKTLSLCNQLRADGTWADIDYSSKSISLWPPGEHLDRLRTLIVAYVSPQSASYQQKSLYDKILLAAQYWANNRFESSNWWHNEIASPKAIGVCLILMKFGKEKIPTTLETPLVELMKHGDPYTKTGANKSDIAMHYFYRALILEDENLLAAAMEQLLFPIQLVNGKEGLQYDFSYLQHGPQLYIAGYGEEFLKGISKVMAYVRETPYAVDMKRLGLFEHFLTETYLPIIRSRYIDFNVHGRGISRPNILGKTQETAILQQMKLIDPAKDTIWNKALAKLDSLQPFDAEHIEAHRHYWKGDYTTHLRKQFHFNVRLASSRTNKSESGNGENVLGRNMSDGVTNIQVFGPEYYNIMPVWEWDKIPGTTTRDYPGDLELKEQWGALAANNFAGGVSNDKTGASAMSVQYDGVRAQKAWFFFDREIVCLGAGIHCAAPEAVVTTLNQTWLNGPVVWNGKEMPALDSVQRSVKVGDFITHNNVLYYFPAAMNVGLTTKDQVGSWYRINRSRSKDVVHGKVFKLWFDHAVAPNNASYAYIVVPGTKTVDTKAMQQLKIWQNTSDIQAVEHKGSRILQIVCYQAGTYQVGDWSIKLDQPAIMQLNLREATSMQLDVADPLQRAKTVKVQLVNKRLRVNQSLEVSLPQGEYAGSTVSYPVTIGKK is encoded by the coding sequence AAGGACTAATCCTATTTTTATTGTCCTTTGCCTTGGTTACGGCAAAGGCGCAGAACAGCGATACGTTTGTGCGTATTAAAAAGCATGTATACGATGATGAGTTAAGTGGCCCATTGCCAGATGCAGATAAAACGTTAAGTCTATGTAATCAACTGCGTGCTGACGGTACTTGGGCAGATATCGATTACAGCAGTAAGTCAATATCGCTTTGGCCTCCGGGAGAACACTTGGATCGGTTAAGGACACTTATTGTTGCCTATGTGTCCCCACAAAGTGCATCTTATCAGCAAAAATCACTTTACGATAAAATCCTGCTTGCCGCACAATATTGGGCAAATAATCGTTTTGAGTCTTCAAATTGGTGGCATAACGAGATCGCTTCGCCAAAAGCCATCGGTGTCTGTCTTATCCTGATGAAATTTGGAAAGGAAAAAATTCCTACTACACTAGAGACTCCACTTGTTGAGCTGATGAAGCATGGCGATCCTTACACAAAAACAGGGGCGAATAAAAGTGATATTGCCATGCACTATTTTTATCGTGCATTGATCTTGGAAGATGAAAATCTTTTAGCTGCTGCTATGGAGCAGCTGCTTTTTCCAATACAGCTCGTGAATGGCAAGGAAGGACTGCAATACGATTTCTCTTACTTACAACATGGCCCTCAATTATATATTGCAGGCTATGGGGAGGAATTTCTGAAGGGGATCTCAAAAGTTATGGCCTATGTGCGCGAGACACCTTATGCTGTAGACATGAAGAGACTCGGCCTTTTTGAACATTTTCTTACAGAAACCTACCTGCCAATTATTCGTTCGCGCTATATCGATTTTAATGTACATGGTCGCGGGATCTCACGCCCCAATATCTTGGGAAAAACACAGGAAACCGCCATATTACAACAAATGAAGTTGATTGATCCCGCCAAAGATACTATTTGGAATAAAGCGCTAGCAAAACTAGATAGCCTCCAGCCTTTTGACGCTGAGCATATCGAGGCTCACCGCCATTATTGGAAAGGAGACTACACGACTCATCTGCGTAAGCAATTCCATTTTAATGTTCGGTTGGCCAGTAGCCGTACCAATAAATCGGAGTCTGGAAATGGAGAAAACGTTCTTGGTCGCAATATGTCTGATGGTGTGACCAATATTCAGGTATTTGGACCCGAATATTATAATATTATGCCCGTATGGGAATGGGATAAAATTCCTGGAACGACAACACGCGATTATCCGGGCGACCTGGAATTGAAAGAACAATGGGGAGCACTTGCTGCAAATAACTTTGCGGGCGGCGTAAGCAACGATAAGACAGGGGCTTCAGCTATGTCGGTCCAGTACGACGGGGTCAGGGCTCAAAAAGCCTGGTTCTTTTTCGATCGGGAAATTGTTTGTTTGGGTGCTGGGATTCATTGTGCTGCGCCAGAAGCTGTGGTAACAACCTTAAACCAAACCTGGCTGAATGGACCCGTTGTCTGGAATGGAAAGGAAATGCCTGCACTCGATTCAGTACAGAGATCTGTCAAAGTAGGCGATTTTATAACCCATAACAATGTTCTGTATTATTTTCCAGCAGCTATGAATGTTGGATTGACAACCAAAGATCAGGTTGGTTCCTGGTACCGGATCAACCGTTCCCGTTCCAAAGATGTTGTACATGGAAAGGTCTTCAAGCTTTGGTTTGATCATGCTGTTGCTCCAAACAATGCGAGCTATGCGTATATTGTTGTGCCTGGTACCAAAACTGTTGATACAAAAGCAATGCAGCAGCTAAAAATTTGGCAGAATACATCGGATATACAGGCCGTGGAGCATAAAGGGAGCCGGATTCTACAAATTGTTTGTTATCAAGCAGGAACCTACCAAGTGGGCGATTGGTCTATAAAGCTCGATCAACCTGCTATCATGCAATTGAACCTACGAGAAGCAACGAGCATGCAGCTTGATGTGGCAGATCCGCTGCAAAGAGCCAAAACAGTGAAGGTTCAGCTCGTCAATAAACGGCTTCGTGTAAATCAATCGCTGGAGGTTTCGCTTCCACAGGGCGAATACGCCGGGAGTACCGTAAGTTACCCAGTCACGATCGGGAAGAAATAA
- a CDS encoding glycoside hydrolase family 88 protein, whose amino-acid sequence MKKRKPGLKALFVITSSLIALSFTDQKPSFIDTSFKAAEKQYQFLEQAAEKQHKFPRTLSPAGKLVGTDEWDWTGGFFPGSLWYIYNHTHNKETEAAAIKWTEALEKAKDLDQHHDIGFVMYCSYGNAIKYLKDPKKVAAYKDILIHSANTALKRYNPQVGVIKSWNEKKSWDGKTLWKYPVIIDNMMNLEMLCYVSDLTGDTKYKDVAISHATQTMKNHFRKDYSTYHVVDYDGNGHAIHQQTNQGYADNSTWARGQAWAIYGFTMMYRETKKPEFLKTAKAAAKFYMTHPNLPKDKIPYWDFNAGKPGYKSDADFSSLKLNFVPRDASAAAIVASALIELSTMTTGTESKSYLTFAQESLQTLSGSSYFAKYASNGGFLLQHSVGSLPHHSEIDVPLTYADYYYLEGLTRLEQLKK is encoded by the coding sequence ATGAAAAAAAGAAAACCTGGTCTAAAAGCACTTTTTGTGATCACATCCAGTCTGATTGCACTGAGTTTTACAGATCAAAAACCAAGCTTTATTGACACAAGTTTTAAAGCTGCAGAAAAACAATATCAATTTTTAGAACAAGCAGCAGAAAAGCAGCACAAATTTCCACGCACATTGAGTCCTGCAGGAAAACTGGTAGGGACAGACGAATGGGATTGGACCGGCGGTTTCTTCCCAGGCTCACTGTGGTATATCTACAACCATACCCATAATAAAGAGACCGAAGCTGCGGCGATCAAATGGACAGAGGCGCTTGAAAAAGCCAAAGACCTGGATCAACATCATGATATTGGTTTTGTGATGTATTGTTCCTATGGCAATGCCATTAAATACCTCAAAGATCCCAAAAAGGTTGCCGCTTACAAGGATATCCTCATCCACTCGGCCAATACTGCGCTTAAACGTTATAATCCGCAGGTGGGCGTCATCAAATCATGGAACGAGAAGAAGTCCTGGGACGGCAAGACCCTATGGAAATATCCAGTTATTATCGACAACATGATGAACCTGGAAATGCTGTGTTATGTGTCCGACTTGACTGGAGATACCAAATATAAGGATGTGGCCATCAGTCATGCCACCCAAACCATGAAAAACCATTTTCGTAAAGACTACAGTACTTACCATGTTGTCGATTACGATGGCAATGGCCATGCTATCCACCAACAAACGAACCAAGGCTATGCCGACAATTCAACCTGGGCACGCGGTCAAGCCTGGGCTATTTATGGATTTACCATGATGTACCGGGAGACCAAAAAACCAGAATTTCTTAAAACGGCAAAAGCGGCGGCAAAGTTTTACATGACCCATCCGAATCTTCCAAAAGATAAAATTCCGTATTGGGATTTTAATGCCGGAAAGCCGGGGTATAAATCGGATGCTGATTTTTCTTCCTTGAAATTAAATTTTGTACCGCGCGATGCCTCAGCTGCAGCCATTGTTGCTTCTGCACTGATTGAACTCTCAACAATGACCACTGGCACCGAAAGCAAATCCTATTTGACATTTGCTCAAGAAAGTCTGCAAACACTATCAGGAAGTAGCTATTTTGCCAAATATGCAAGCAATGGCGGTTTCTTACTGCAGCATAGTGTCGGTAGCTTACCCCATCATTCGGAAATCGATGTTCCGCTGACCTATGCAGATTATTATTATCTGGAAGGCTTGACACGGTTGGAGCAGCTCAAAAAATAA